In one window of Nesterenkonia sandarakina DNA:
- a CDS encoding WhiB family transcriptional regulator produces MDWRSRAACLDKDPELFFPVGNTGPALLQIEEAKSVCRRCPVMDTCLQWALETGQDSGVWGGMSEDERRALKRRAARARRAS; encoded by the coding sequence ATGGATTGGCGCAGCCGAGCAGCCTGCCTGGACAAGGACCCCGAGCTTTTCTTCCCCGTCGGCAACACCGGACCGGCGCTGCTGCAGATCGAAGAGGCCAAGAGCGTCTGTCGGCGGTGCCCCGTGATGGACACCTGCCTGCAGTGGGCCCTGGAGACCGGTCAGGACTCGGGAGTCTGGGGCGGGATGAGCGAGGACGAGCGCCGGGCGCTCAAGCGCCGGGCCGCACGCGCCCGCCGCGCCTCCTGA
- a CDS encoding phosphotransferase, whose protein sequence is MDTRNELLTVLRGPQTETLLRQSLRASGMLLRTWELEQVYARPGAEVSARYRVQCAPAERGSAPGGLPGLTELTMIASTVELSAEQRAGMGAVRAESPQGTLHLWVHPVDPELPGLLLVEPDGEKPAERSAPTELQVRLSRALGEQSTVQELQMLVLRPLRRAVYRAVVSSRRGQRVVYLKVVRPSRAAQLLQRHRCSGLIPAIADAGDGILILDQAPGLPLTEHLHRACPPAHVHPLNPRVAISALETLRPEALDLPARVPPAHRLAGLGESAIAVGADRRRVQQLRAGIEAALHQPPGPLVPTHGDFHPANLFLDAAAEHPSALIDADTVGPGHRVDDLATMLGHLFALPSFDAEGYAGVPDFAGRFHAACLPDTDPDDLHARTAAVLLSLLPGSRSPAQQGHYLRCAEGLLRGLTPGDLLR, encoded by the coding sequence ATGGACACGCGCAACGAGCTGCTCACCGTGCTGCGCGGACCCCAGACCGAGACCCTGCTGCGGCAGTCTCTCCGCGCCTCCGGGATGCTGCTGCGCACCTGGGAATTGGAACAGGTCTACGCGCGGCCCGGAGCAGAGGTCTCCGCCCGTTACCGTGTGCAGTGCGCCCCGGCAGAGCGGGGCAGCGCCCCGGGAGGACTGCCGGGGCTGACGGAGCTGACCATGATCGCCAGCACCGTGGAGCTGAGCGCTGAGCAGCGCGCGGGCATGGGCGCGGTGCGGGCAGAGTCACCGCAGGGCACGCTGCACCTCTGGGTGCATCCGGTGGATCCCGAGCTGCCCGGCCTGCTGCTCGTTGAGCCAGACGGCGAGAAACCTGCCGAGCGCTCAGCGCCCACCGAACTTCAGGTCCGGCTCAGCCGGGCCCTGGGCGAGCAGTCCACCGTGCAGGAGCTGCAGATGCTGGTGCTGCGCCCGCTGCGCCGTGCCGTCTACCGGGCCGTGGTCTCCTCCCGGCGGGGCCAGCGGGTGGTCTACCTCAAGGTGGTCCGACCCTCCCGAGCGGCGCAGCTGCTGCAGCGCCACCGCTGCTCGGGGCTGATTCCGGCCATCGCCGATGCCGGGGACGGCATCCTGATCCTGGACCAGGCGCCTGGGCTCCCCCTGACCGAGCATCTGCACCGGGCCTGCCCACCCGCCCACGTGCACCCGCTGAATCCACGCGTGGCGATCTCGGCGCTGGAGACCCTGCGGCCGGAGGCACTGGACCTCCCGGCCCGGGTGCCGCCGGCGCACCGACTCGCGGGCCTCGGCGAGTCTGCGATCGCGGTGGGGGCCGATCGGCGACGCGTCCAGCAGCTGCGTGCCGGCATTGAGGCAGCGCTGCATCAGCCCCCCGGACCGCTCGTGCCCACGCACGGGGACTTTCACCCGGCGAACCTGTTCCTGGACGCGGCGGCAGAGCATCCCAGCGCGCTCATCGACGCCGACACGGTGGGGCCGGGGCATCGCGTGGACGATCTCGCCACCATGCTGGGGCACCTCTTCGCGTTGCCCAGCTTCGACGCCGAGGGATACGCCGGGGTCCCGGATTTCGCCGGGCGCTTCCACGCCGCCTGCCTTCCGGACACGGATCCAGACGATCTCCATGCGCGCACCGCCGCGGTGCTGCTCTCGCTGCTGCCGGGCTCGCGCAGCCCCGCACAGCAGGGGCACTACCTGCGCTGTGCTGAGGGGCTGCTGCGCGGGCTCACTCCTGGGGATCTGCTTCGCTGA
- a CDS encoding sensor histidine kinase yields the protein MNEQSRPEHAGTRSPDGAPGARRSWARRPGPLNVRARILAAVVGLAALALAAAGYTAFAIQQAQVEGRIDAELAADAEQFRVLHEVGVDPGTGEPFSSPAELVRTAMERIIPTRNEGILGLVDAEVAYTSPVTPVRLEEDQQLLRALAPHAVAQRASVVTIDTELTSYRAAIVPVHGSVSEPPGESTSTDPAAEAEQVGALVMAYDITAEKRVFSEGFVIYAAVALLSLGVVAIVGGVIAGRLLHPVGVLASSARQIGREDLSERIPVTGNDDLSEMTKSVNQMLDRLEDSFTAQERLIHDVSHELRTPLTIIRGHLEVLDVGDRVDVTATRELTLDELTRMNRVIDDLTTLAQAGQPGFVQRAETDIGTLTDEVYDKALALGDRRWIVESRAEGTAWVDRERITQAWLQLAANAVKFSPPGSVIALGTELAAHQLRLFVRDQGEGIDPADQERIFQRFGRTDPSKPGSGLGLPIVEAIARAHGGVIELESSPGAGSRFTLVLPRMDAAGADLGTDGTDVLGTDQDPGADPRDADPKDADPRDAHPKEEDRRT from the coding sequence ATGAACGAGCAGAGCCGTCCCGAGCACGCCGGGACGCGAAGCCCCGACGGGGCTCCCGGAGCGCGGCGCTCCTGGGCCCGCAGACCGGGTCCGCTCAACGTGCGCGCACGGATCCTCGCAGCCGTCGTCGGACTCGCCGCCCTCGCCTTGGCGGCGGCCGGGTACACCGCGTTCGCGATCCAGCAGGCACAGGTCGAGGGTCGGATCGACGCCGAGCTGGCCGCCGACGCGGAGCAGTTCCGGGTCCTGCACGAGGTCGGTGTGGACCCCGGGACCGGTGAGCCGTTCAGCTCGCCGGCGGAACTGGTGCGCACCGCGATGGAGCGGATCATCCCGACGCGCAATGAGGGGATCCTCGGCCTGGTCGATGCTGAGGTCGCGTACACATCCCCGGTGACCCCGGTGCGGCTCGAGGAGGATCAGCAGCTGCTTCGTGCACTGGCTCCGCACGCGGTGGCTCAGCGTGCCAGCGTGGTCACGATCGACACGGAGCTCACCAGCTACCGCGCGGCCATCGTTCCGGTCCACGGCAGCGTCTCGGAGCCGCCGGGGGAGTCGACGTCGACCGATCCCGCAGCCGAGGCAGAGCAGGTCGGGGCACTGGTGATGGCTTATGACATCACGGCGGAGAAGCGCGTGTTCTCCGAGGGGTTTGTGATCTATGCCGCCGTGGCGCTGCTCTCGCTCGGGGTGGTGGCCATCGTCGGGGGTGTGATCGCGGGTCGGCTGCTGCATCCGGTGGGCGTGCTCGCGTCTTCGGCGCGGCAGATCGGGCGCGAGGACCTCTCCGAGCGGATCCCGGTCACCGGTAACGATGATCTCTCCGAGATGACCAAATCTGTCAACCAGATGCTGGATCGGCTGGAGGATTCGTTCACTGCGCAGGAGAGGCTGATCCACGACGTCAGCCATGAGCTGCGCACCCCGCTGACCATCATCCGGGGCCACCTCGAGGTCCTCGACGTTGGAGACCGCGTCGACGTGACTGCCACCCGAGAGCTGACCCTTGATGAGCTGACGCGGATGAACCGCGTGATCGACGATCTCACCACACTGGCTCAGGCCGGCCAGCCAGGCTTCGTGCAGCGCGCCGAGACCGATATAGGCACCCTGACCGATGAGGTCTACGACAAGGCGCTGGCGCTCGGCGACCGGCGGTGGATCGTGGAGAGCCGCGCCGAGGGAACCGCCTGGGTGGACCGGGAGCGGATCACCCAGGCGTGGCTGCAGCTCGCGGCGAACGCGGTCAAGTTCTCACCGCCCGGCTCGGTGATCGCCCTGGGCACTGAACTGGCTGCGCACCAGCTGCGCCTCTTCGTGCGCGATCAGGGAGAGGGGATCGACCCCGCGGACCAGGAACGCATCTTCCAACGTTTCGGGCGCACCGACCCGTCCAAACCAGGATCAGGGCTGGGGCTTCCGATCGTCGAGGCGATCGCCCGGGCGCATGGCGGAGTCATCGAGCTGGAGTCCTCGCCGGGGGCGGGTTCCCGCTTCACGCTGGTGCTTCCCCGGATGGACGCGGCCGGGGCAGATCTGGGCACCGATGGCACGGACGTTCTCGGGACCGATCAGGACCCCGGCGCCGATCCGAGAGACGCCGACCCGAAAGATGCCGACCCGAGAGACGCTCACCCGAAAGAGGAAGATCGCCGCACATGA
- a CDS encoding response regulator transcription factor: MTQILLIEDEARIASFVEKGLRAAGYAVLHGATAAEGFELALHHSVDLTVLDLGLPDEDGLRLLGRLRGQGFRAPVIILTARSTSADTVAGLESGADDYMAKPFSIDELLARIRLRLRGGSAEEPTTLSAGRLILDLHARQVTVGEKQHDLSSREFALIETFMRHPGQVLSREQLLERVWGYSFDPGSNLVDVYVRYLRAKIGAEAIRTVRGVGYRLEI, from the coding sequence ATGACCCAGATCCTGTTGATCGAAGACGAAGCCCGCATTGCGTCCTTCGTGGAGAAGGGACTCCGCGCGGCGGGGTACGCGGTCCTGCACGGAGCGACGGCGGCCGAGGGATTCGAGCTCGCACTGCATCATTCCGTGGACCTCACCGTGCTGGACCTGGGGCTGCCCGATGAGGACGGGCTCCGGCTGCTCGGCAGGCTGCGCGGCCAGGGCTTCCGAGCCCCGGTGATCATTCTCACCGCGCGCAGCACCTCGGCCGATACCGTCGCCGGACTCGAGTCCGGGGCCGATGACTACATGGCCAAGCCGTTCAGCATCGATGAGCTGCTGGCCAGGATCAGACTGCGGCTGCGCGGCGGGTCGGCCGAGGAGCCGACGACGTTGAGCGCGGGCCGTCTCATCCTGGACCTGCATGCCCGTCAGGTGACCGTGGGAGAGAAGCAGCACGACCTGTCCTCACGGGAGTTCGCGCTGATCGAGACCTTCATGCGGCATCCCGGACAGGTGCTCTCCAGGGAGCAGCTGCTGGAGCGGGTCTGGGGCTACAGCTTTGACCCGGGCTCAAACCTGGTGGATGTCTATGTCCGCTATCTGCGCGCCAAGATCGGCGCCGAGGCGATCCGCACGGTCCGTGGCGTCGGGTATCGTCTCGAGATCTGA